GCGTCCTGCGCCGGGCGCGACACCACATAGGTCGGTGAGCGCTGCAGCATCGTCACATGCGCGGCAGACTTGGCCATCGCCGGCACCAATGTGACCGCGGTCGCGCCGGAGCCGATCACCACGACGCGCTTGCCGGCATAGTCGAGATCCTCGGGCCAGGCCTGCGGATGCACGATGCGGCCCTTGAAATCCGCCATGCCCTTGAAGTCCGGCAGATAGCCCGACTCGTAGCGGTAGTAGCCGGAGCACATGAACAGGAAGCCGCAGGTCATCCGCACGGTCTCGACCGTGCCCTGCTCCGTCCGGCGCTCGGCCTCGACGGTCCAGCGTGCGTCCGCGCTCGACCACGACGCGCTGATGACCCGATGGTTGAACCGGATGTGGCGGTCGATGCCGTTATCGGTCGCGGTGTCCTGGACGTATTTCAGGATCTGCGGCCCGTCGGCGATCGCCTTCGGATCGGTCCACGGCTTGAACGAATAGCCGAGCGTGTACATGTCGCTGTCGGAGCGGATGCCGGGATAGCGGAACAGGTCCCATGTGCCGCCGATCGCGCCTCGCCCCTCCAGGATCGCGAAGCGCTTGCTCGGGCACTTGTGCTGCAGATGATAGGCGGCGGCGATGCCGGACAGCCCGGCGCCGACGATCAGCACGTCGACATGCTCTGTTGACATGAGGTGTTCCTGGCGTTTCCTGGTGCGGCTTTCTTGCTCTGGCTGCGGACAGTCGCAACCCGGCTCGTCGCTGTCAAATCGCCGGCGCATTCGTCGTCGGTCAACCCTCCTCCGCTATCAGCGGGAAACACCCTCGATACGGATCTGGTGATGAACGCTCCCCACCCGCGCGACGACAGGCCCGGCGACAGCGACAGCCGGGACGGCAGTGGTGCGCCGTCGCAGCGCATCGCCCTGGGCTTTTCGCTGTTCGCAATCGGGCTCGCAGCCTGGTCGCTCTTCCCGAGCTTTCCGGCCGGCCAGCTGATCGCGGTCGTCACCGTCATCCCGCTGGTGGCGCTCATCCTCACCTTGCGCTTTCCCGGGCGGTTCCGCATCGGCCTCGGCTCCGGCTACGGCGCCAATCTCGGCACCGGTTGCATCGTGGCGGCCGGCACGCTCGCCGCGCGCACGCTGTCGGACATCAATCTCGTCGACTGGCTGCCGCTGACAGCCTTCGCGACCGCGGTCGCGATCATTTTCCTCATCGTCGCCGCGCGGTTCGAAACCCAGCTCCGCCGCCGCGGCTGGCGGCTGCTGCTCGCCGCTCTCTTCGTCGCTGCCTATGCGTTCGGGACGCTTGGCCAGTTCAACACCGCGCTCGACCACTCGGCGCCGGCGCTGCTGCGCAGCCGCGTGCTCGCCAAGCATCTCGGCCACAGCCGGCTCGCCACGCATCAGGTGACGCTCGAGCCGTGGGGCCCGTTCGCGCGAGCCACCGATGCCCATGTTGCGCAGGCGCTGTACGAAAGGTTGCAGCCGGGCGACACCGTGTGCCTGCGCCTGGGCGATGGCGCGTTTCGCATGGCGTGGTTCACGGTGGCCGCATGCCGTTGAGACCCGGCGCTGCGGCCGAGACAGGAACGGCCATTTGCGCAGCGCGGCGATGCTGCGTATCGTCGTAGCTTCGTGGCCCGCATGAGCGCAGCGATATGCGGGGCCTCACGCGCCGTCTCGATGAACCCGGACGTCGCTCCGCTCATCCGGGCGATGCGATTGCGAGCCGTTCTGCATGACCGACTTCCTGCCCCGCCCTTTCGCTGTCGATCGTCCCGACGTGCTGGAGCTCGACATCACCGCGCTCGACGCGCGCCCCGGCGCGGTGCTGGTGGCGCGCTCGCCGTTCTATCCCGGCGGCGGCGGCCAGTTGCCGGACCGCGGCACGATCGCGTGGAACGGGATCGTCCGCGTCGTCACCGGGTTCGAGCCGACCGCCGACGGCATCTGGCACCTGATCGGTGATGACGCCATCCCCGACGGGGCGATCGAGCTGCGCGTCGATCCGGCGTTCCGGCAGCGCATGAGCGAGCAGCACACGGTGGCGCATCTCGTCAACAGCGCCGTCTACACCCTGTTCGACGGCGCGCTGCTGACCGGCGTCCGCATGACCGAGACCGACGAGTTCAGCGTCGATTTCGATCTGCCCAAGGTGGCGCCGGAGCAACTGCGCGCGGTGGAGGATGCGGTGAATGCCGCGATTTCGGACGATCGTCCGGTGCGTGCCTTCGACATGCCCTATGACGACGCGCAGGCGACCGCGGGACTGTTTCGCGCCAAATCGGTCGCCCCGCCGCGCCAGGCCGACGGCCTGATCCGCATCGTCGACATCGACGGCCTCGACCGCCAGGCCTGCGGCGGCACGCACCTGGTCTCGACGGCGCAGGCGCGGCGCATCCGCATTCTCAAGGTCGACAACAAGGGCCGGCAGAACCGGCGGTTGAGGATCGGATTCGTCACGGCTTGAGAATCGCGCGGCTCGCGATGAAACGGCCGGCGTCGCAATGCACATTGTCAAACGCGTATATCATCGCTCGACGTCCGATACGATTGTAACGCAGGCGCGTCCGTGATCCCATGGAAGCTCACGTCTTCCTTGCGTTCCGCAACGTCTCCGAGGGCAACTCACCCATCATCTGACGGTACTCGCTGGCAAAGCGGCCCAGATTGCCAAAGCCGCATTTGAAGGCGACCGACACGACGCTTGTGTTGGCATCGGGCCGTCGCAAAAGTTCGGATGCCCGCTGAAGTCGGACGCGCTTGGCAAACTGGCCGGGTGATCCGCGTCCCGACTCCGAGAACTCGCGGAAAATCGACCGGACGCTGACCCCCGCGATCGCGGCAATCTTCTCGAGGTCCAGAGGCTCGTCCCAATGTGCCTCGATATAGGACTCGACGGTATCGACAACCATACGGTTGACTCGCTGGGGCGCATTCAGCAGGCGGCTGCTAAAGCTGTGCCGATTTGCAAGCAGGAGCCGGATCATCAAGCTCCGCTCGAGCTCTGCGATGGCTATCGGCGAGTAGTCCGCTCCGAACATCTGCAACTCACCGGCAAGCCTGAAAACGTCCTGGCGGACGAGAGCCATGACAGCAGGATCGGTTGGGCCTTCGTCAAAGGTCAGATTCGTATCTCTGTCATCGCCGAGCATGGCTCTCAACAGCTGGTGCAAAGGCGCGCTTTCGACCCTGACCACCAGTTGGCAGTAGCCGGCAGGAAATTCGAGATCCAGTCTTGAATCCCCGGATATCAGGGGACTCCAGGCGACGATCGCCTGGTGGCCTCGCGCAGTCCTGTATCCGGCAGTGCCCTGGATCGAGAAGAACTGTCTGTAGATCGTCGATTCCGGAAACGACACCGACGCCGCGCCCGCATATGAGCAGAACGCCAGCCCCGCGGTGCTGAGCCGCGCAAGATTGGCCTCGATGCCGAAGCTGGAGTCGGAGCTGTCGAAACGATCGACGGCGTAGATGCTGAACAAGCGATCGCGCGCGAACTCGCGATCACGCGAGCGAAACAGCGGATATCGATCGAGATATGAGATTTGACCCAAACAGCTCCTCCGCCCGATCGGCATCACCACCTGGTCAACCCTCGTGCAATCGTCAGGCGCGTGAGCACAAGGCCGTGCGTTAGGACACGTGGCAAGCACGAATTTCGTTCAGTTCCACAGTTCGGACAACGTCCCGGCGCGAGGGGGCGTACGATTTTCGCGGTGATAACCGAACACCCCGTATTGTTACGGACAGAATGCTGCCTCGCGGGGCTGGCCGTGGTCTGCGCCGGGTCGTCCAATGGCTCGCTCGGAACAACGGCGTACCAAGCGGCCAAATGCGATGGGTATCGGGGTCATCGGAGCGGCAGCATACGGCCGATCTGTCGGGGATCGGACAAATACTTGGATAATTCGATTCAACTACGATCCGCTCACTCTGGACCAGAGTCGGGCCTCGCGGCGGCGTTTGGCCCCAGCGAACCAAGGTCCTGGAAATCGACAGACGTGCATGTGCCGAAACCCCGGCAGAGCAGACCTAGAGAGGAAAGAGAATGTTCGGCCGCAGACACGCCAAGGGTGACGCACAGGCCATGCTCGACGCGATCAGCCGCTCGCAGGCCGTGATCGAGTTCAACATGGACGGCACGATCATCACGGCAAACAAGAACTTCCTCGATACGCTCGGATACCGGCTGGATGAGATCCAGGGCAAGCATCACAGCATGTTCGTGGCGCCGGCCGAGCGGGACAGCGCGGCCTATCGCGAATTCTGGGCGGCTCTCAACCGCGGCGAATTCCAGGCCGCAGAATTCAAGCGGATCACCAAAGGCGGCGGCGAGGTCTGGATCGAGGCGTCCTACAATCCGGTTCTCGACGGCAACCGCCGACCGGTGAAGGTGGTGAAGTTCGCGACCGACATTACCGCGAAAAAGCTGCGCAGCATGGCGGACGGCTCCAAGATCGCTGCCATCGATCGCGCCCAGGCCGTGATCGAGTTCAAGCTGGACGGAACGGTCGTGACGGCGAACCAGAACTTTTGCGACGTTCTGGGTTATCGGCTCGACGAGATCCAGGGCCGGCATCACAGCATGTTCGTCGAGCCGTCACAGCGCGACAGCGCGGCGTATCGCGAGTTCTGGACGGCCCTCAATCGCGGCGAATATCAAGGCGGCGAATACAAGCGCATCGGCAAGGGAGGCAAGGAGGCCTGGATTCTCGCCACCTACAATCCCATGCTCGATACCGCCGGCAAGCCGTTCGGCGTGGTCAAGTTCGCGACCGACGTCACCGCGCAGAAGCTCAGGAACGCGGATCTGGCCGGCCAGATCGATGCGATCGGCAAGTCGCAGGCTGTGATCGAGTTCAACATGGACGGCACGATCATCACCGCGAACGACAATTTCCTGCATGTGCTCGGCTACACCCTGGCCGAGGTCAAAGGCAAACATCATAGCATGTTCGTGGAGCCTTCGGAGCGCGATGGTGCCGCATATCGCGAGTTTTGGGCCGACCTGAACCGGGGGCAGTATCAGGCGGCGGAATACAAACGCATCGGCAAGGGCGGCAAGGAGGTCTACATCCAGGCCTCGTACAATCCGATCCTCGATCTCAACGGCAAGCCGTTCAAGGTCGTGAAGTATGCGACCGACGTCACCAGGCAGGTGCTGGTGCGCATAGGCAACGAGCGCGTCCGTGCGATGATGGAATCCGTCGCAGCAGGCTCCGAGGAGTTGAACGCGTCTGTGCGGGAGATTTCCGAAGCCATGACCAAGTCCCGCGAGACGGCGATGGGCGCCGTCGGTCAGGTAGCATCCGCCGACGGCCAGGCGCAGCGGCTGTCCGAAGCCACGCAGGCGATGAGCGGCATCGTCGAGATGATCAACAACATCACCGGGCAGATCAACCTGCTCGCGCTCAACGCCACCATCGAATCCGCCCGCGCCGGCGAAGCCGGGCGTGGCTTTGCGGTCGTCGCCGCCGAGGTCAAGAACCTCGCCAACCAGGCCAAGCAGGCCACCGACAAGATCGCCCAGGAAATCGAGAACCTCAACGGCATCTCGGGCGACGTCGTGACGGCGCTCAACTCGATCAAGCAGGCGATCAACAGCGTCAGCGAATACGTCACCTCGACGGCGGCGGCGGTGGAAGAGCAGAGCACGGTGACGAACGAGATGTCGTCCAGCATGGCCCGCGCCGCAGCCGAAGCTCAGGCCTTGGCCGCCCGGACCGCGGCTTAGCTGCGCGCGACCAGGGCGGCGGAGCCCGGCGGGCCGCCGCCCCATAAGCGATCGAATGCGGGCGTTCACCAGAAGGCGCTGACGAGAAGACCGTGGCCGACATCATTCATTTTCCTGCTCCCGATTCCTCGCGATTCGTCGAACAGCACGCCGTGGCGGCTTGTCGGGCACTCCTGCGTCCCCAGACCGAACGCCTCCAGCAAGAGTTGCAGCAGTGGCGCAACGCCTTGGATGAGTTGGATCAGCACATCGGCGCGGACCCGTCATTCGCCGCGCTGCTGTCTGAGAGCGCAAAGGTGCGCGCGCTCATCTCCGCTGCCGAAAGCGCGCTGGACGCAATCTTCTGAGACCAGGCGGTGATCGCCGCGGCACGGCTGACGGTTGCGCGGCGACGCGCACCGCCAGGATTGCCGCCAACAAGCCAGCGGGACGACAGCAGTCCCAGTCGCCGCCGCAAGGTCACGGCCGATGCAAGATCACGTCGAATCCTTCCTCCGGGGTCGGCGCCACGAAGTATGAAGTGAACAGGTCGAACTCCTCGTCGGTCACGGTGAAGGCGTGGCGGCCTTCCGCGTTGCGGGCGCGCAGCCGCGCCTTGCAGACCTCGTCGGGCACGTCGAGATGGTGCAACTGGTGCGGCACGCCGGCGGCTTCGAACAGACCGCGCATCCAGGCGCGGCTCGCCGGCGTGTTGGCGGGGAAGTCGAGCACGACCGAAACGCCGGCCCGCAACAGCGCGACGACGTGCGGCCCCATCACGCTGCGCAGCCGTGACGAATTGCGCACGTAGTCCGCCAGGCTGCTCTGCTCGCCGGGATAGAGCCGCGACAGCCAGTCGTCCTCGGCGACCACGACGGTGGCCGGGCGATGGCCGAGCTCCGCGGTGAGCGTCGATTTGCCGGCAGCGATCTTGCCGCACACGAGGTGCAGCGTCGGTTGGTTGGGAGACACGGATACAGACCTCGCATACGGCGCCGCTTCGGGCGCCAAGAGCATTCACAGGCAATTCTCGCAGGCGGAAGCGCCCGGCCCGACGGATCAGGCCGGGTCGGTAATTCGGCTGCTGACGGCAGCGCCTGCGATGCGAATGCGGAAGGTCATGAGGATATATTTGACAGATGTCGCTGACGGCGTCCAGGCCCGGCCGTCATCCGTTGCGAGACCGCACCGCGATTGAGTTCGACTCGCAAGAATGGCCCGCGCGCATTTCAGTCGCACCGGCCGCTCGCGAATGAGTTGAAGTCACTTCACTGTGGCCGAATTGATCCACTGCGACGGGAGTCGAGCCGGCCGCGTGTCGTCCATTGCCAACCGGATGTCCGCTCCTGTAGGTAGTTGCGAGGGACGGGGGCGTCAGTCGGTGGCTCGTCAAGGGCGTCAACTACAAGGCATCGCATCAGCACGACGTGAGGCGCGCATGCGCTCGGCGCGGCGGCGCGCAGCGCTGTCGCGGCTCGGCGGCGCTCTCGTCTGGTTCGCGGCATGGGCCCTGATCTTCCAGTCCGCGCTGGCGCTCTCCGCGATGAGCGCTGCGGTTGCGGCCCCCGATGCCGTCGCCATCATCTGTCAGAGCTCCGCCGACGATCCAACGTCGGACGACATCGGCACTGCGGCCAAGCAATGCGCGAGTTGTCCGTTCTGTGCGCTCGGGCGCGGCGTCACTGTCCCGCACGTCCCCGCCGTGGCGCGGCCGATGCCGGTGGTCGTGGCGATCCTGATCGAGCGGACAGACCTCGTTGCGGCGCCTCGGCCTGCGCTCGAACTGCCGGTCGCTCGCGGACCACCGGCGGCCCTCTAGGCCGATACTCCAGACATCTCATCCCGTCACGATGCGGCCGGTCTCGTCCGCGCGCGCTGTGGGCTGCCGTCCGGCGGTCGCCGCAGCCGTGCCCGGAGCCGCCTCGTCGCGACATGTTCACGAGGCCACGGCGCGCTCGCAGCCGGGCGCCTCTCCCATTCCTATTCCGAGATCCCCTCATGGACCATTGTTCGACACCCGTCCGGCGGCGGTTGCTCCGCTCAACCACCGTGCTCACATCGCCGGCGCTGCTGGCATTCGCCCTTTCGAGTCCCGTGCTCGCGCAGGACCCATCGCAGGCTCGCTCCGCCGCCACGCTGCCGCAGGTGACGGTCGCTGTCCCGAAGCCCCGGCCGGCCGCCCGAACGGCAGCCCGCCGCAGGGGCGCACATGCGGCGACCAATCCGGCCAGCGCGCCACCGCCGCAGGCGGCCTCATCCGACGGCGTCGGCGCGCCTCCCGGCGCCACTTCGGTTGCACCGGATGACATCCTGGCGAAGCGGGCCACCACGAACGACACGGCTGCGCTGTTTGCGGATGTCCCCGGAGTCAGCCTCTATTCGGCCGGCGGGGTCTCCAGCCTGCCGGCGATCCATGGCCTCGCCGACGACCGCCTGCGCATCAAGGTCGACGGCATGGACACCATCGCCTCGTGTCCCAATCACATGAACCCGGCGCTGTCCTATATCGATCCGGCCCAGGTCGCCGCGGCCAAGGTCTGGGCGGGCATCACGCCCGTGAGCGTCGGCGGCGACTCGATCGGCGGCACCGTCGCCGTCAGCTCGCCGGCGGCCCTGTTCGCGGCGCCGGGGCAGAGCCTGCTGACCAAAGGCAGCATCGGCACCTTCTACCGCAGCAACGGCAACGTGCGCGGCGTCAACCTGTCGGCCACCATGGCCACCGAGAACTACAGCGTCAGCTACAGCGGCGCTGCGGTCAAGGCCGACAACTATACGGCCGGCGGCAACTTCAAGAACTTCACCCTGAGGAGTTCGATCACGCCGGTGCTTCCCCTCGATCAGGTCGGCTCGTCCGCCTACGAGACCAGGAATCATCTGATGGGCATCGCCTGGAGCAAGGACGGCCAGCTCATCGAGCTGAAGGCGGGGGTGCAGGAGGTGCCCTACCAGCTCTACCCGAACCAGCGCATGGACATGCTGGGCAACGACGCCTACAGCCTCAACCTGCACCATCTCGGCCGGTTCGACTGGGGGGATCTGGACACCCGCCTCTATCACCAGTCCGTCGATCACTACATGGACTTCGGCGGCGATCGGCTGTTCTCGTATGGCACACTCAGCCCGCCGAACACGACGGGTGCGCGCTATCCGGTCAACGGCATGCCGATGTATACGCACACCAAGACCAACGGCCTGACCTCCAAGGCCGACATCACGCTGTCGTCCCGCGACGTGGTCCGCGTCGGCGTCGACCTGCAGACCTACCGTCTCGACGACTGGTGGCCGCCGGCCCCCGATTGCGGCGTCGGCAACTGCATCGGCGGCATGGCGCCACTGACGTTCTGGAACATCAACGGCGGCAAGCGCGACCGGGCCGGCGTGTTCAGCGAGTGGGAGGCGAAGTGGAGCCCGTCCTGGCTGTCGCTGCTGGGCGTGCGGTTCGAACGCGTCGAGACCGACACCGGACCGGTCGTCGGCTACAACACCAGCACCACGCCGCTGACATCGGGATTCATGTCCGGCATGTACGAGACGAGCTCTGTCGGCTCCCGCGCGGCGTTCAACGCCATGGATCGCTCGCGAAAGGACAACAATGTCGATCTGACGGCGCTGTTCCGGAACACGCCGAGCGCCCATCTCACCTTCGAGTTCGGCGCGATGCAGAAGACCCGCTCGCCGAATCTCTACGAGCGTTATTCCTGGTCGCGCAACACCATGGCGCTGGAGATGAACAACTTCGTCGGCGACGGCAACGGCTATCTCGGAAACCCCAATCTGAGACCCGAGGTCGCCCATACCGTGAGCTTCACCGGCGCCTGGCACAGCGCCGACCATGAGGCCGAGATCCGGCTCACGCCCTACTACACCCATGTACGCGACTACATCGATGCGGTGCAGTGGAAGGCCGCCACCAACACCGCCGCCGTGCCTGCCGTCGCCAACCAGTTCGTGATCATGAAATACATGAACCAGCAGGCGCGGCTGTACGGGTTCGATCTGTCCGGCAAAGTGCCGCTGGGCACGACGTCGATCGGCGATTTCGGCCTGAAGGGAGTCCTGAGCTATACCAACGGCCGGAATCTCGACACCGGAAGCGGTCTCTACAACATCATGCCGGTCAACGGCAGGCTGACGCTCACGCACCGGCTCGACGGCTGGGACAGCGGCCTCGAGCTGGTGATGGTAGGCCGCAAGTCCGACGTCTCCGTCGCGCGCAACGAGCTCAAGACCCCGGGCTACAGCCTGGTGAACCTGCGCAGCAACTACACCTGGCAGAGGCTGCGCATCAGCTTCGGCGTCGAGAACCTGTTCAACAAGCTCTACTACCTGCCGCTCGGCGGCGCCTATATCGGCGAGGGCGCATCGATGTCGTTCAACAAGGAGGCCGGCACCGTCGCTGCCACCGGCGGCGGCGTATCGGGCACCGCGACGATGTGGGGCACCGCCGTTCCCGGCCCCGGACGTTCGTTCTATCTGGGTGCGAACCTGGAATTCTGACGCCGGCATTCGTATCTCGCCCTGTCCCGCCAGCGGGACAGGGCGAGAGCGGGCGCCAGACGACCACGGCGTCGCGACGAGCGGCACGAGCGAGACGTAACGTCGCGCATCACGCCGTCTGCGTTTCTCGGCCGAAATCGCGGCTCTCACGAACTTGGAAAAGCTCTAAGAGCGATTCCAGCCGCCGCTCCGTTGACACATCGGGGCGGTTGCCGTCTCCACTGATCCCACGATGCATCGTATTTGAATTTGCTCATTGGAGGGATTGATGAGACTGACCATCGCGGCCGTGCTCGGTGCCGCACTCGCCGGCTTCGCCATCTCGCCGGCTCTGGCCGACGGCTACAAGGACTGCACCAAGCTCGACAAGGCCCAGTGGAAGCCGGCCGCCGAGGCGGAAGCCAAGGCCAAGGAAGCGGGCTACGAGGTGCGCCGCTCGAAGATCGAAGGCTCCTGCTACGAGGTCTACGGCGTCAAGGGCGGCAAGCTCCATGAGCTGTTCTACAGCCCGGAGGATCTCAGCCTGAAGCACACGATCGCCAAGTAGTTGGCGCAAGCGTCGTCCAGCGTGCTGGATGACGTGACGTGAGAGCCATGCACGGCACAGCCCCCCGAGCCAGCCTGAAACGCCAGGACACCGCCGACACCGTGCAGGTCTGGGACCTGCCGCTGCGGCTGTGGCACTGGATGCTGGCCGTGCTGGTGCTCATCGCCTGGGTGACGCCGAACGTCCATGACGGCCTGCACCGGATCGCGGGCTACGCGATCCTCGGCTTGCTCGCCTTTCGCCTGATCTGGGGCATTATCGGTACGCGCCATTCGCGCTTCCGCAGTCTCAAGCTCCGGCTGCGCGCGACGCCGGCCTACCTGTGGAATCTGCGGCGCGGCAAGACCGGGCGCTATCTCGGGCTGAATCCCGCGGGCACGGCGATGCAGCTCGCACTGCTGCTTCTGCTCATCGTCTCCGCGATGACCGGCGCGATGCAGGTGACCGTGCGCTTCTTCGGCATCTGGTGGGTCGAGGACACCCACGAGGTGACGTCATATCTCCTGATCCCGCTGGTGGTGCTGCATGTCGCCGGCGTCGTGCTGGTGAGCCGCCTGCAGCGCGAGAATCTCGCCCGCGCCATGCTGACGGGGCGCAAGCTGCTGCGGCGCGGCTCGCGCTGACCGGGCGGCTCAGCCGCGCACGGCGTAGGGCGTCTGCGCCAGACGGTCGGCCCCCACGGCGAGATCGCGCTGCGCATCGGCCAGCGCCTTGCGTTCGCGCTTTTCCTCGGGCAGCGACCAGATCGAGTCCTCGGGCGCGTAGTCCCGGATCAACCTCGTGCCACCGACGATGATCTCGATGGTGCTCATGTAGCCAGCTCCACGAACGAGTTCCAAGAGAGTACGCGGCGCGGCTGGCGTTGGCAACCGAGCGTCGGCCGAAGGCCCTGCGGTCTCCGCCACCTGTCATCGCTGAACGATCGTTCGCAGCGAGTCGCGCCACACACGGAACTCACGATCGTTGCACGCAGGCCACAGTTCTCGCAAAAGCTGCGCGGGCGCGGAGATGCGTTATTGCGCCGGGCCGTCTTGCGCCGAACAATCGCAGGTCTCGGATGCCTGACCGCCCCTCACCAGCAGGGGCTCGGATTTTGGGGAGGCCGGATGATGAGCTCGCAGCAGCTTTTGGCGCGTGCGTTGTGTCGGTCCGTTGTCCTGGTAGCTTGTGCGGCGGCATGGCCCGCGGCCGCCGCCGAGATCGAGGCAGCGACGCCGCCCGTCGCCGCGGAGCCGATCGCGACGTCGCCGCAGCCGACCGCAGCCGAGACTGCGCTGACGACCGCGTCGATCACTCCATCGGCTGTCCTGCCGGCGGACGAACAGGCCGCGCCCGGCGCGGCGACCGAACCGCCCCGGCCCACTGTCGCCAGCGCCGACCGCATCGAGATCCTCGACGAGTGCCCCGACATCGATGCCTGCATCGATCGCTATCTGTGGGCGCTGTACGAGCGCGCGCCGAAGCTCGACAAGATCCGCGAGACCGAGCGCCGCGTCGTCACGGTCAAGCGCAAGGGACGCATGGTGAAGGTGACGCGCAGCTTCACCAAGCTCGTCGACAACGACTTCACCTGGAAGGATCCGAAGGCGGCCGAGCGCATCGGCCGCAGCATGATGGAGTATGTGATCGGCGGCATGGACCGCGGCTTCAAGCTGAAGCTGTTCCACACCTTGCATGCCGCCGAGGCCGCAGGGCTCGCGCCCGGCATCACCAGCGGCTTCCGCGACGACTACCGGCAGGAGATCGCGAGCGGCCTGAAGGCCGCCAGCAACCGCTCCTATCACGGCGGCAGCCTGCGCGGCGGCTACGGCCACGGACTCGCGGCCGACATCGTCAGCGTCAACGGCGCGACGCGCGCACAGCGCTGGGTGGCGACCGAGGCGCTGTGGAAATGGGTCGATGCCAACGGCAAGACGTTCGGCATCGGCCGGCCCTATCTCGATCACGACCCGCCGCATGTCGGCCCGGTCGACGGCGAGGAATATGCCAAGCATCGCGCGCCGGCCGTGAAGGTGGCAGCGGCGGAGACGAAGAAGCACAAGCGGATCGCGGCACGGCCTGAGCATCATGCGGCGAAGCGTACGAAGGCGATCCGCGCGTCGGCGCTGGCCTCGCGGCGAACGAGCTGATTGTCACGTTCACCGCAGGTCGCGGCGTTCCGCTGATTTCATAGAGCGCGCCGCGATCTCCGTCATTGCGAGGAGCAAAGCGACGAAGCAATCCAGAGTCCCGTCCACGACTCTGGATTGCTTCGCGGAGCTTGTCATCGGGCCGCGCACCTGCGGGGACAAGGTGGCTCGCAATGCCGATCGGAGGCAGGCGCAGATTCAACTCACAACTACGCCGAAGCAAGCAAAAGGCCGGGGCAATGCCCCGGCCTTCGCCATGTCAGCCGCGCGGTGCGCCGGATATCAGTAGCGGTAGTGGTCCGACTTGAACGGGCCTTCCGGCTTGACGCCGATGTAGGAGGCCTGGTCGGGGCGCAGCTTGGTGAGATTCACGCCGATCTTGGCGAGATGCAGCATCGCCACCTTCTCGTCCAGCGACTTCGGCAGCACGTAGACTTCCTTCTTGTACTTGCCGTCCTTGTTGTTGGCGTAGAGCTCGATCTGGGCCAAGGTCTGGTTGGTGAAGGACGCCGACATCACGAAGGACGGGTGGCCCATCGCATTGCCGAGGTTCACGAGGCGGCCTTCGGACAGCAGGATCATGCGCTTGCCGTCAGGGAAGGTGATCTCGTCGACCTGCGGCTTGATGTTGGTCCACTTCAGGTTCTTCAGCGAGGCGACCTGGATCTCGTTGTCGAAGTGGCCGATGTTGCAGACGATGGCGCGATCCTTCATCGCGCGCATGTGCTCGATGGTGATGATGTCCTTGTTGCCGGTGGCGGTCACGAAGATGTCGGCGCGCGGCGCGGCGTCCTCCATCGTCACCACCTCATAGCCCTCCATTGCCGCCTGCAGCGCGCAGATCGGGTCGATCTCGGACACCATGACGCGGCAGCCGGCCTGGCGCAGCGAGGCGGCCGAGCCCT
This region of Bradyrhizobium sp. SZCCHNS1050 genomic DNA includes:
- a CDS encoding TonB-dependent receptor, whose translation is MLRSTTVLTSPALLAFALSSPVLAQDPSQARSAATLPQVTVAVPKPRPAARTAARRRGAHAATNPASAPPPQAASSDGVGAPPGATSVAPDDILAKRATTNDTAALFADVPGVSLYSAGGVSSLPAIHGLADDRLRIKVDGMDTIASCPNHMNPALSYIDPAQVAAAKVWAGITPVSVGGDSIGGTVAVSSPAALFAAPGQSLLTKGSIGTFYRSNGNVRGVNLSATMATENYSVSYSGAAVKADNYTAGGNFKNFTLRSSITPVLPLDQVGSSAYETRNHLMGIAWSKDGQLIELKAGVQEVPYQLYPNQRMDMLGNDAYSLNLHHLGRFDWGDLDTRLYHQSVDHYMDFGGDRLFSYGTLSPPNTTGARYPVNGMPMYTHTKTNGLTSKADITLSSRDVVRVGVDLQTYRLDDWWPPAPDCGVGNCIGGMAPLTFWNINGGKRDRAGVFSEWEAKWSPSWLSLLGVRFERVETDTGPVVGYNTSTTPLTSGFMSGMYETSSVGSRAAFNAMDRSRKDNNVDLTALFRNTPSAHLTFEFGAMQKTRSPNLYERYSWSRNTMALEMNNFVGDGNGYLGNPNLRPEVAHTVSFTGAWHSADHEAEIRLTPYYTHVRDYIDAVQWKAATNTAAVPAVANQFVIMKYMNQQARLYGFDLSGKVPLGTTSIGDFGLKGVLSYTNGRNLDTGSGLYNIMPVNGRLTLTHRLDGWDSGLELVMVGRKSDVSVARNELKTPGYSLVNLRSNYTWQRLRISFGVENLFNKLYYLPLGGAYIGEGASMSFNKEAGTVAATGGGVSGTATMWGTAVPGPGRSFYLGANLEF
- a CDS encoding PepSY domain-containing protein, whose amino-acid sequence is MRLTIAAVLGAALAGFAISPALADGYKDCTKLDKAQWKPAAEAEAKAKEAGYEVRRSKIEGSCYEVYGVKGGKLHELFYSPEDLSLKHTIAK
- a CDS encoding cytochrome b/b6 domain-containing protein, which encodes MHGTAPRASLKRQDTADTVQVWDLPLRLWHWMLAVLVLIAWVTPNVHDGLHRIAGYAILGLLAFRLIWGIIGTRHSRFRSLKLRLRATPAYLWNLRRGKTGRYLGLNPAGTAMQLALLLLLIVSAMTGAMQVTVRFFGIWWVEDTHEVTSYLLIPLVVLHVAGVVLVSRLQRENLARAMLTGRKLLRRGSR